From a single Pochonia chlamydosporia 170 chromosome Unknown PCv3seq00010, whole genome shotgun sequence genomic region:
- a CDS encoding sterol desaturase family (similar to Metarhizium acridum CQMa 102 XP_007812042.1): MLDVLLSIPILSYIFAPTSGASLSTSVNIIFFYMTWTSLVFSHPALELHVSGVLVIRVIFWLIPSLVFLLFDVGVPSLAAGVKHGGRSSLPTRDARKLGKMLGLAVLNILICLAFEAGTSTLYTMLFRKHIFKMNTTLPLPWTVFKHCAFILTAREVLNFYIHGYVLHGSSWLAKKHIAYAHANAGAPFSLQVFTDYPVAMVLHRFLPAFLPSVLIRTHLLTYFLVLIITTIEETLSMSGYTAVPGIVMSGITQRTAIHYASKGSSNYGAYGIMDWAHGTSQGRGILEDVRNEAEKHHVPEKSAAKVDEGSSVVQDGVDSLKQRLRSK; encoded by the coding sequence ATGTTGGACGTACTCCTCTCCATACCAATTTTATCCTACATCTTTGCTCCCACCAGTGGAGCGTCCTTGTCCACGTCGGTGAATATCATATTCTTCTacatgacatggaccagCCTGGTCTTTTCTCATCCGGCTCTCGAATTGCACGTATCCGGCGTTTTGGTCATACGCGTCATCTTCTGGCTCATCCCGTCGCTTGTATTCCTGTTGTTTGATGTCGGCGTGCCCAGTCTGGCCGCGGGAGTCAAGCATGGCGGACGCAGCTCCTTGCCCACACGAGATGCGCGCAAGCTGGGAAAGATGCTGGGTCTGGCCGTGCTGAATATTCTCATCTGCCTGGCGTTTGAGGCGGGAACCAGCACCCTGTACACGATGCTCTTCAGGAAACACATCTTCAAGATGAACACGACGCTGCCGCTGCCCTGGACGGTTTTCAAGCACTGTGCCTTTATACTGACCGCTCGTGAGGTGCTCAACTTTTATATCCACGGATACGTGCTGCACGGTTCctcttggctggcaaagAAGCATATCGCATATGCTCACGCCAATGCCGGCGCCCCGTTTAGTTTGCAGGTATTCACCGATTATCCCGTAGCAATGGTCTTGCATCGGTTTTTGCCGGCATTTCTCCCGTCAGTGCTCATTCGGACACACTTGCTCACATACTTCTTggtcctcatcatcaccaccattgaAGAGACGCTATCCATGTCTGGGTACACGGCGGTACCGGGCATCGTCATGAGTGGCATCACACAACGGACAGCAATTCACTACGCGAGTAAAGGCTCTTCAAACTATGGCGCGTACGGTATTATGGACTGGGCGCATGGAACCAGCCAGGGTCGCGGCATTTTAGAAGATGTGCGGAACGAAGCTGAAAAGCATCACGTTCCAGAGAAATCTGCCGCCAAGGTAGATGAAGGATCGAGTGTCGTGCAGGATGGTGTGGACTCGCTAAAGCAGCGATTGCGATCAAAATAA
- a CDS encoding mitochondrial outer membrane protein IML2 (similar to Magnaporthe oryzae 70-15 XP_003712578.1), translating to MSLLSGWFRSTNSSTDSLKAQTLATKERENLADALKWTGLIMNDDIDGAWEGLEKGDSSFHSLGAAVTFFMRSILGFEKEVMAQTAAKLADCETKAWADYKRAQKYAPHNHTASRIYPPGTEYELVRAETQLMSAVVGVLNESIVEAMKSFYKLRKAFIILDGIVAVEAKAAAAQKASLNNGVKSETPSSRPSMSGAQTPNGDKNSSSTHLNVPDQPPGDSEYDGSRPLTPLKLQSVHLETDLQVTDPVDAFIHSGTNMCFGLILLILSLVPPTFSRILSVVGFHGDRVRGVHMLWRSAAHENINGAIAGMMLLAYYNGLLGTVDILPSDKDYDEDAESVGPPHDKCRKLLADLRARYPDSRLWRVEESRLHANDKNLEKAIEMLSTGKESAMKQVTAVNNFELAINAMILQNWQLMRDTFMRCLEISDWSPGMYYYMAGCASLELYRDAYHSGDVTEAKKHKNKTEEYFRKAPQVAGKQRLMARQLPLETFLQRKVQKWEEQAKTLNVDLVDAIGSSPAIEICYFWNGQKRMSEKQLAQAMDHLDWERCTADEDVVAKLKQEKDDVAVRAIGLAALLQGQGKMDEAIKILEENVLVHDRSLFKGTNKDDYVLPVATYELAAIAWTQCCNPPAGTPDEVAAYRREKTNECQAYLEKVKGWETFVLDARVGMRVQSGLETLKWFKKKNAWT from the exons ATGAGTCTTTTAAGCGGATGGTTCCGCAGCACAAACTCCAGCACCGACTCCCTGAAAGCCCAAACCCTGGCCACAAAGGAGCGGGAAAACCTGGCCGACGCCTTAAAATGGACGGGACTCATCATGAACGACGACATTGACGGCGCGTGGGAGGGTCTCGAAAAGGGCGACTCGTCGTTTCACAGCCTCGGCGCCGCCGTCACCTTCTTCATGCGCTCTATCCTCGGCTTCGAGAAGGAGGTTATGGCTCAGACggcggccaagttggcggACTGTGAGACAAAGGCATGGGCGGATTACAAGAGGGCGCAAAAGTATGCTCCTCACAATCATACCGCGAGCAGGATTTACCCTCCTGGCACGGAGTACGAGCTCGTCAGGGCGGAGACGCAGCTCATGAGTGCGGTGGTGGGTGTGCTGAATGAGAGTATTGTTGAGGCCATGAAGAGCTTCTACAAGCTGCGCAAGGCGTTTATCATTCTCGACGGTATagttgctgttgaggctAAAGCTGCGGCGGCGCAAAAGGCCAGTTTGAACAATGGAGTGAAAAGCGAGACGCCGAGTTCCAGGCCGTCTATGTCTGGGGCGCAAACTCCAAATGGAGACAAGAATTCATCGTCGACACATTTGAATGTCCCGGATCAACCTCCCGGTGATTCTGAATACGACGGTTCACGGCCCCTGACACCGCTCAAGCTTCAGTCTGTCCACCTCGAGACAGACCTTCAAGTTACGGACCCGGTGGATGCCTTTATTCACTCTGGCACAAATATGTGTTTCGGGCTCATTCTTCTTATCTTGAGTCTCGTTCCACCAACTTTCTCTCGTATCCTATCAGTAGTTGGCTTCCACGGCGATCGTGTACGAGGTGTACACATGCTCTGGCGCTCTGCTGCCCACGAAAACATCAACGGCGCCATCGCAGGCATGATGCTACTAGCCTACTACAACGGCCTCTTGGGCACAGTGGACATCCTCCCCAGCGATAAAGACTACGACGAAGACGCCGAATCCGTTGGTCCCCCGCACGACAAGTGCAGAAAACTACTTGCAGACTTGCGCGCTCGGTACCCAGATTCCAGGCTATGGCGCGTCGAAGAATCGCGCCTCCACGCCAACGACAAGAACCTAGAAAAGGCCATCGAGATGCTGTCCACGGGCAAAGAGTCCGCAATGAAGCAGGTCACCGCCGTCAACAACTTCGAACTagccatcaatgccatgatCCTGCAAAACTGGCAGCTCATGCGGGACACCTTCATGCGGTGTCTGGAAATCAGCGACTGGAGTCCCGGCATGTACTACTACATGGCGGGCTGTGCGTCTCTCGAGCTCTACCGCGACGCATATCACAGCGGCGACGTGAcagaagcaaagaagcacaagaacaagacggAGGAGTATTTCCGGAAAGCGCCGCAGGTTGCTGGCAAGCAGCGTCTGATGGCGCGGCAATTACCGCTAGAGACGTTTTTGCAGCGCAAGGTTCAAAAGTGGGAGGAGCAGGCGAAGACGTTGAATGTCGATCTTGTAGATGCCATTGGGTCGTCTCCCGCGATTGAGATTTGTTACTTTTGGAATGGGCAGAAGCGCATGTCTGAGAAACAGCTGGCTCAGGCGATGGACCATCTTGACTGGGAGAGATGTACGGCGGATGAGGACGTGGTTGCGAAGCtcaagcaggagaaggatgatgtGGCGGTTCGGGCGATTGGTTTGGCGGCTCTTTTGCAGGGGCAAGGGAAGATGGATGAGGCGATCAAGATTCTCGAAGAGAACGTCTTGGTACATGATAG GTCTTTGTTCAAGGGTACCAATAAGGATGATTATGTTCTTCCGGTGGCGACATACGAATTGGCTGCGATCGCATGGACGCAGTGCTGCAATCCGCCTGCCGGAACGCCAGACGAAGTAGCTGCATATAGGCGCGAGAAGACAAATGAGTGTCAAGCGTACCTTGAAAAGGTCAAGGGGTGGGAGACGTTTGTGCTGGATGCGCGGGTTGGCATGCGCGTTCAGAGTGGACTGGAGACGTTGAAGTggttcaagaagaagaatgcgTGGACATGA